Within the Oryzias melastigma strain HK-1 linkage group LG8, ASM292280v2, whole genome shotgun sequence genome, the region TACGTATTTTATCGCAACACAAAGATCtcaatatgtattgtatcacgACACAAGGATCTgaatatgtatcatatcgcgACACAAGTATCAGATTACGTATCAAGTTGTGACACTGATATCGGGTTATGTATTGTATCGCGACACAAGTATCGGGATACAAATCATATCAAGACACaagtatcgggatacgtatcgtatcacgaCACAAGGATCGGGATACAAATCATATCGAGACACAAGTATCGGGGTACGTACCGTATTCCGACACAGggatcgggatacgtatcgtattgcaACTCAAGGACCGGGATACGTATCGCGACACAAGTGTCAGAATAAATATCACATCCTGACACAAGAATCGAGATACATATGGTATCGCGACACAAGTATTGGGATACGTATGGTATCACGACACAAGTATTGGGATACGTATGGTATCGCGACACAAGTATTGGGATACGTATGGTATCACGACACAAGTATTGGGATACGTATGGTATCGCGACACAAGTATCAGGATACTTatcatatattttacatttagattaGAGGTAATATGGTTTATGAACGACTACTATAGTTTATTTTTGGTGAAGAGCGAAAGTACAGATAGAACTACTGGAGAACCAAAACATAGCTTCAAATTattccataaaaatagaaaaacaagctattttctttaataacaataataataataataattaggcCCAAACAATAAATCGCAAATTTATCTTCATCGCAATATTGGCCTGTGCAATGCACGTATTGCTAAGATTACATAGATTACGATAAATTGTTACCTTAAATGTTAacacatgtttaaaacaaactcaAGGCAGCTTGAAGAATTTAACGTAATTAATAGAGCGCTTTAAGCGTTTACCCTATCAGATGGAGCCCTTTTATGTTAGATGCCTTCTATGTAGACGTGGGTCTTTTGGAGAAATTTTGTTAacttatatttaaacaaaactgttacagtgaaatggaaattttgTAAATAGTTGTattggtttttgtttgtgtatcGCAAGTGTCATCGCCATGGATATGCTCTGATCcacagaagtttatttttttactttttgttttagcatgacttgttaaagttataaaattgatgttgacactatttttccataactctctgttatGGAGAGAACCCTCCATcgagaaggttaaaaaaaacgattttggacacccctacccAGGGGCACCGCTAAGGATTTTGGGccccatgaaaataatttttacaaggcccaataagttaaataatttcatcatcattttgggcttctgtggGTCCTCAGTCTGGGCCCCTAGAATCAGCCACCTTTACCCCCCTTTTTGGCACCTGAgcccctaccccttcaaatgcccctacaaatgAAGGAGTAGAGCGAATTCGTAGGGCGGGGGAAAAATTGGATTCTGTCTCCACATGGTCTCTCTTCTTTAAACTGTCATGTTATTGGCtgttagtctgttgctaaaCGTGTCATGAAacaatttataacaataaaCAGAGAATAGTTTGTTACTCCAAATCCTGATTGTCACAATTGAAGAAAATAACCAATGTATACTAATATGTGTGTGACCACCAACACAATCCCTACCTGGTTTCTGTGTGACTGTTTTTACAGAATGGTGTTGGCCGTCTCCAGGCTCCTCCTCTCTTCTGTTCTGTTGCTGTCGCAGCACCTCCTTCTCCTGGTCCAGCCTCTTGTGAAGAAGAAGCAGCTCTTTTCTCTCTGCCTCTAAtttttcctcctccatctgTAAAATCCTCTCCACCTCTGGAGTCTCGTTTTCTCTCCTTCTAGGTTCTGGATTTGGTTCTTTGGTGGGTTGGAATCTGCTTCCAAGCCTCTCAATCAGGACATCTTCTCGAGGGCTTTCAGTAACCTGCTGATAAAGTCCACTTGTGTGGCTCTTCAAGATGGGATCTTTTCTTTGCtggttgtgtgtttgtatgtgtgtgttttctgtatTGTCTTTCCCTTTAGTCTTTTTCAGCCCGTCCACATTGTCTTCCAGCTCCCTCCTGGCCTCCAGACCAACAGTGTCTCCTGTGGAGAAAGTTTTGTTGTCCTCTGAGACTTTCTCACCCTTCCTCTCTGCATCCTCCTGCTTCCCTGTTTGCTCTTCAGCTCCAAGAAGCCTGGTGGAATTATGAGCCCAGTGCGGAGCAAAGAACACAGCCTCTCCAGAGCGAGACGCGTCCTCCTCGGCGAGGCTGTAGCCTTCACCGGGCTGCGTGAAAGTGTCTCCTCTGGAGCTCCAGTGCTGCTCCAACAGGTCCTCCAGATGGGCCCTCTGGTTCTGCTTCAGCTCATCCAGCTGATGCAGCTCATCTTTAGGGTGCAGCTTCACCTTGGaggcattaaaacaaaaaaaagtgaatgttgtgttttttagaaCAATGATTCTACTGCACAAGTATCCTTTTACAACAAACACCTAAAGATCAAAAGGTTTCTCCTCCTGTAAGAAGGTTTCaattatgcaagtttttttttaccaaaaagctCAGAACCTTTGTCAGAAAATCGTGGACTGTGATGCACCAAGCGGGCCACCTGAGGCACTACAGCACACAAGTAGGGTGATTCTCTGTGTTTTACTCGGTGAAATGTGTAGACGCGTGTGCTGTTCTGCATGGAGTCACACTATTAAAAAGCACCAAAACAACCTCATCATGTGTTTTTAAGGTGTGCTTAATCCAGTTGTAAATCTGAGGTGGGCTTTAAAAAGTGCACCAGGGGttcaaactctttaaaaagGTCCTGGATGCAGACAACAAGATGGCATCGAGACATCATTTGGATTCCCACCCTGACATGTGGTTAACAAACGCCATGGAGGAGTGCGGAACAGCGGCCACTTCCATTCGGTGCCATTGATAACATACGACGTTGTTCACATCAGAAGCTAAGTGGCGTAGACCTCCGCGGCCGGTTCGGACAGTGCTGCAATCGTTTtggcatctggtctattttttgcccGATCTGCGTcgcattttttttgcaaacattgtTGTAACGCAATACATTGTGGTCTATACTAACTAATTTAGTGAGCATCGACGCacgtttgttttttgcaaagacttgtgAGAagtttctagggcactcgattttggaattgtagattcggacagctctAGAAAATGGTGACTACGCTATGTAGTGAgtgggaaggaattcggacatagcttaAGTCAGGACTCTCAAagtggcggcccgcgggccatttgtggcccccaagtcaatattttgcgGTCCCCCGCCTTACTGTGAAAGTttaatgtctactaagcaatgtCTTCTGCATATCCACCCATCTTtcatgatagctttgtatttgttttgtgatgtttcagcttgcataactttaaaactttgctTTTGATATTGTCGTTggaaagtccttagcaacagttgctaaggTTGTTCGCTCCTGTGGTTTCACAGAATActcagaagatattgcttagtagtgcatagacatgaacaaatgttcaataaacttgttcaataGATCTAGAGAATGGACCAAAGACGTAGACAGTGGAagcaaattcatatttttggcataaatggaACCTCGTacgcctcagccagactctgccttcagtggccccacgGTGAATGAGTCTGAAAACTCTGgcttaagtctttttttttattttaagcttcaaacctctaaagttccactccaatgaaaattgtctttttgtgtttttaacatattcttgtactattttttttcaaggtagaggacctatataccatatatataatttatgatTGAAACAggatttcagagtatttcttaatttagatcgtgttggatcagaaaaccggaagCTAGAAAATGCTCAGATTGATGACACAGtcactgaaatgggcgtgccaaagtctcctccCCCTGGCCCGCTCACGCTTAGGtgtgcgagacatgatgagcgttccACATTTGTGCTGTAGTAAACTGTGATTCTGGCTTAGAACTGTGCAACTAGACTGAGCCAATATTGCTTGTTGTTGATATAAGTTAGCTTGAGGCCATAAGCTTGCGCAAAAATAGCTCTCCGGAAATGTGAGGTCGGGCAGGTGGCTCTACCCCAACAGTCCTGCACACAaaccaaaattgtatttctaatgagaaACTGCCACtgagcataaaatatgtcttaaaaaacgacaattttttattttttattttttattttttggcattatCATAATCATAGTTGAAAGATCACTAAGAACATTTCTACGAAAAAATATGGCTGGAGAGGGACTTCAACACCAGAGATCTCCGTCATAACCTACAATGTAATATTATACCAGACAGCAGAGgatacagtttgtttttcagacctAAATGCATTTGTGAAGCTTTGTTTGTTAAAAGCTGCTTTATGAACAACAGCTATAGAAGCAAAAACTCAATATGTTGCTGAATCTTATTAAATGAGTGTTTGAACCAGCCAGGAATCTGctgaaaaaaagagatgaatCTTTGAGTTTCATCTGGATGTATATCACTTCTTCCACACTAAAGTCATCAGTGGGACGGGTTAACAAGGCCAAAAGTGCCCCCAGGCCGCATGACACCACTCGTACCTGTTCCTGCACAGGTGCTTGGCTGAGCGTCTGGTTCCGATGCAGGTGGCTGTGCTGCCTGCGAGAGGACTTTTTCTTGACCGCCGGGAGGCGTGGAGCCAGCTGACATCTGCATTCCACGTGGTCCACGACCGACACCACCGCTTTGGCATACGTCGGCCTTTTATTGATGTATTCAATCTTCAAGACCTGGAGATGGAGAGGGAAGTCGAAAGGtagagtttcatttttttaccaaattctATGATCAGACACAAACTGATGCCAAAAACCagatgaaaaagcaaaaagccAGAGGAACTAAAATGTTTGACACACCTGCAGGTATCTGGTGTGTGTGACAACAGGGACACACTGCAAGCTCTTGGTGTTGCAGCAGCCGGAGCAGCGCTGCACCTCCACGCATGGAGGCCATAGCAGGAAATTAGCGTTGCTGCGGTCCAGCATCGCCCGGGTGACCTCCACCACCTCAGTGCGAACTTTACACAGCGCCTGCTGAGCCGGCTGAGCGTCTGAGGgaccaaacaaaacaacagccATGTTAGACTTAGctcacttttacttttaaaagtcagtttgtggttttttttaagttacaatcTGCTggatttgtaattatttttggaTTCTTAAGTAGCTGAGCAGGTCTTACGAGAAttcaaagcagttttaaaaCGCTTTCATACTTAGATTTGGCTCTGCAGCATCTTCTTCATCAATGAATATCACAGAATTTGTGttggtttgctttcacattGGAATCTTAATACTTGAAAGACCTGCCTAAATATATTAGAATTTATCACAGCAGCTCATTTAAGGTTAAAACTGAACTCTGATCAGAAAGGAGTAAAATATACagcacatttattctttttagttcaattttgattttggtctgtggaaaaaaaaaaaaggtttcactTTCTCGTGAAGTACGACTCTTATTTGCAGGCAGACCAGCATTCACCTGTTTGTCTGAACTAGAGTTGGGATGAGTTTTCACACCTGCTAACGGGAACAAATCGTAGAGTGGATCAAACAAAccagtgtaaaaacaaaaagttatttcaaGGGGTGAAACGATAAATTGATGAATCAATTTCTATTTCTTTGAtaaaaccagatcaatctgtctgaggcacaATCAAATTGacaatcaaaaattattttaaaagagaatAATCGATAATCgatcttggaaaataccatcTGGATTGAGGCATgatatagatttattttactgtaacataaaaacaaccaagtaCATAACaatgtgatgcagcaaaaaaatgatcaatcatcattacagtccaacatgtaaaaacaatttGTCTTACATACATGTGACCAtgcagtgtggtagaatgttctaatagtgttcagtttgtattattttaatgtcgaaatcatttttatgaaattaaaatgtgaatggatttgacactttttttgcacacatttatttttatacttgactatcttgcaagaaatacaaggaatctggaaaacttaacCAGCACAGTTCAGGTACCCCTGAGTACCCATCTAAGCccgtgtgggcaaacacagatggggccaccaccCACCTACAACCCACTTGGGGCCCACTAATTCAGCCCAACGGTAAACTATATGGGACCCACATTGACATGTTCACTGGGTATTTATCCCTGAGTCACACTCattgaagttttgaataaaGATGTCATGAAgtaattttaggtcagtgaatcggatcgctCAAAATGAACCAAGATCATGCTCAGCTCACCCAGGCTCCGTGGCAGTCTGTGACCTCCGTTGGCTGCAGACTCATCCTGCTCATCTGAGACAAAACAgagacaaacaggaaatgaggCCAAAATCTGTTGTTCAGTGATCCATGAGGCATTCTCGCACTCTTATCACGTAAAGACAAACTTTATATTAGTGTTTGATTTCATGTCTTTCTGTGAGCACGATTCTTCTTCACAGTAGCTCTACAGGTTCCTCTACAGAACAGGACAGTTTAGTCTGCAGTgcagcttgtttgttttttgcagcaGGTGTGAAAGTTCATCTGAACAGGTGTGGGTTCACGAGTAAATGTGGTTTTCTCTgaagtgaactctggtgcggTTCTCTCAGAGTGGACGTTGGCAGAGCGTGAAAGGAGTTAAAGTGAATCAAAGAGAGTTAAAACACATTCACTTAAGGACAAACCTATTGGTTTCAGTTTGATCGGGCAGGGATTCcaccaaaatgtatttatgttcaCCTTTCACACcgcagctttagctccagtgtttacattcttttaactCTCCAGGAACTCTCCAGGTGTTTAACGTAATTCCAGAGGATAATGAACAGAAGAAATGCAGCTTAGTgctaatatgcaacactttacagttaTAAAGTGTTTATGGAATCAAtgcaaatcagctgattctgctttTCTATCCACCAAAATCtgctgatttatgttgattgtgtaaacgATTGAAAAATGACTGAATACCAAAGAACgtgtattatttaaaagtggcaaatcaggtgttaaagggttaatctaaaagtctaataaaaatgttcagaggtTTAATTGCctgaaccctttaacatcagagctttggTTCCCGTGTTGAAGTTCTTTGACCCCCTGTAACTCTCCTGGACCAACACATCCTCCCTGCCAACTCGTCACATCCCTCCgagtcaaaaattgacgttttgggtctTCCTTTCAAACTGGTTGTTTCTTGACGTTCTGGCTGTTCCAgttacatcaggggtccccaacctccaggctgtgaactggaaccggtccagtactgggacgcAGAGGGCATTGTTACCCTAAGCCAGTACTGATTTGTGAGCATTACTGAATCTGGTCTGGTACCATGTTCGGTACCACATGCGATGCTGGATTAGAGTGCTTATAacgggttagggtactagtaCTGGACGCGTCATATGGACCAGTCtgcgtccggtaccgcgtcccgaggATTGCGgatccttgattttacgaaAAGCCAGCATATTAAAAAACGACTACACCCAAAGCATCAAAGAGAAACGTGGAGGAATTCTTAACCAACATCGATATGTGACGAGTTTGTgttgagaatgtgttgtctgAACATAATGATATTTATAATTATGGAAATGgcataaatggttgaaaatCTCCAGTAGTTTAAAGGATGTGAATTATTTTGTGTCATATCTGGTATTAAAGGGATAAACAAGAACTGACCTCTAATTCTAACTCATCCTCACACAATCATATCCTGATAGTTCTTCTCTCAATTACAATTTGAAGCAATTTTTACaatttgctctatttttgaCCTggactatttttacattttaaagggtGCTTCCTCAGCTGCTCATGTAGTCGTAATGCTGTAGTCATAATCCGCACCAGGATTCACTTGCAAGAGAATTGTCTGTGTAACtgttagtgctgccacaaacgattattttattagtcaaataatcactgattattttttctgattattcgactaatcgagtcttgtgaaaactggatgtaaagcacacatcttaaccactattagctttaaacgaactaaaaactatatatataccattaatgctagtatgaatgctgtaagctgaatttggcaaatgaagacgctgaaattgacagctaaaaacgctgaaattgatagatgaaatcgctgaagctgatagatgaacagcctgatagcctgctaaaatattagctccaaagtagcctaaaaaactaaaaaaaaaaaaaaaaaaaaaggccttaattagccaaaatagctagcatttagtgGAAATCTTacccaaactccaaattagcctaaaaaactaaaaagaaaaaaaacatgctaaattaccctaaacagctagcatgtagctgaaatattagctaaactccaaaatagcctaaaaaaacaaacaaaaaaagcctaaattagccaaaactgctaacatgctgctgaaatattcgctaagctccaaaatagcaaaaactacaaaaaaagcctaaattagccacatagctagcatgcagctgaaatattagctaatctcataattatcctaaaaatacagaaaaatcctaaattagccaaaacagctagcatgcagctgccattttagctaaactccataatagcctaacACAACTTAATAAATgactaatcaattattaaattagttgttgactattttaatagtcaattagttgtcgattagttgactaattgtggcagcccttgTAACTGCTAAGCTACAAGAATTCCAACACGTTTTCACACCcaccaaaaaccaaaaactgcTGTAGATCCAACAGTTCACTGTGAAATCATCCTAAAGGCAAACTGGcctaaataaatatgtaatgtTAGTAGTGttgtttaattaaattcaataccaaaaatacatttgatttatcCAAACATTGAaagtaaaatgtgttgattCTGTATCAAATTTGTAGGAATCGAGAAGGTTCTGTTTCTTTACCTACGGAGtcagagagcagcagcagctgaaggtCTTCTATGGAGGAGATGGGAGTGTTTCTAACCAGCTCCACCAGAGCTGCAGGCAGAGCGTCCCCCTGAAAGCCACACGGAGGACAACACAAACCACAAGAAGTGAGACGCACAACCCAAACAAAAGTCGGAGTAATGCCGCCGCACTTGTGCAGCGAGCTTGTCGTTTCTGCGCCAACACAAAGGCTTCCATTATGTCACAAATCCAAATATCAGATTGCACACGAGCACGAAGCAACCTAACCTCAGAGGAACTTTTCCTTCATTAGATccttcatcaaagcaatgaaaggAGTCCGCTATACTGATGTCATGTCAAAGAAAAGTGGAGAACTTTACTGCTTTGCTGGTCTAACAATCAgattaaaacaggaaatgtttgtttttattttaaacttcttttagaATAATTGCTGTAGTCTACAGAAgtagaacatatttttattttccttttgtaagaaaagattcatttataaaatggaTTATTTTTAGGAGGTTCAATGATCATTCTATTCTCATccttctaaatgttttttttttctttttatacttgCATTGCATTTTGTCTATAATTTATGCTTCTTAGGAAGACAATTTTACCTGGGGTTGAGTTGATAAAATAGACCGATTCGGGTTGATTTTAGCTTAATAGTCAATAATCCATCTATAAAAGTAGAAATTGATTTtgcacatgaagctaaagtcagctagcttgatgctaacgtttaatggaactTCCcaaaggacggctaatgctaacgctcggtcgacctgaACATACACTGCTGACTAAATTAcaatctttatttaatttatttattgtattaattttttaaactttttaaggatatatttttaaaggaaccattttttgtctaaaacacagttttttgaacattctttgcttcttcttcttcttgaaaaacAGTGTAATGGAATAGcgtgagctccacctagtggttaaACTGAAAcgacctccaggagaagcagaacaatgtttacaatgttaataatctgaacatttttgtaggagcttctccgtttgagaatccatgttaCACTGTATAATATTAACGTTgacattatttcactaatacattttacagaatgtgaactgtataagattaaaataaatatatttaaaaaatataccatcatcattaatttatttctaaacaaatgtgtataaacatctaaaccgtgtaaactcaaaatggaattaaattgaattcagtggatcaaaagaatcgagaaaaaattggaatttaatagaatctggaaattattattgacaCCCAGCACTAATTTTATCATCAGTTCATCTTAGTAGCTAACTCTGGTGCATTGCCAGTCATACTTTTTAATGTGTAaagtccctgtcaaataaataaacaatattaaagaaataaatccagTTTCCTGAACAAATCCTTCATAAGGATCAATAAAATGAAGACCAAGAGTTGTGCATGTTTCTGGTTTAAATCAAagatttggtttgtttacattttttaataatcttttaatcatttttttcaaatgtctcCAGTCATCTTTAAATTATGGTGATGCTGTTTTTGTAGGTAAAATCTAGGACAAAGTTTTCAGCAGATCagctggagttcattagaaattcatctctacGTTGTTGGTCCTCCTGTTGGACACAATTTTATTtagagagggtctttaaacaaaataaatactaaataactaaaatttgatcgtgttgtttttatattgattGATCTATTTCTTATGCTTTTATATTGATTAATGTGTTTGAACAAAGTTCTATATGTGTGGGTCTTGACGTTCGGTCTGCAAATGAAGGTTCTAACGGATAAATagttatttgaatttgaaaatagagaaaaactatgatattttatcatttgtttagtTATACCCGGTGATTCGACTAACTAAATATTTCCCCGGCTTAAAACCAAAAACCCAGCAGAGATTTTGGGGATCCGATTGTGGGTTTAACCCCCCCTCACAGGTCATTGATGGGATGGAGACGGCCAAATAGGGGGGAGAGAATTAACCAGAGCAGACACACAATAGTCACTCAGAGCGCGGTGAATGACTATTGGCGTTGTGTCCTCTCATCTGCTAACATTTAGGGGTCAAATGACCAAGGAAGGAGTCAGGAAGTGGGGGAAGGAGTGACACGGAGAGGATGACAGAAAGAGGGGGGgcatctgaagaaaaaaagaggaataatGGATGAATAATAGACGGGCCGGGACATAGAAGGATCGGACGAGGGTCGAGGACTTCCTGATGTGGATTGGGTTTGAGTTTGTTGCGATctcatggaaaaaaatgatcaaattggTGAAAAAGATTGACGCCGCTGATGAAATATTAGAGAGCTCCATCTTTACCAGAGGCTGCAAGATGGGGAAGAACTAGAAGAAGGAAGCCGTCCTCTTACATTTTCACCTCATCCTGCTCCTGCTGTTTTCCCTCATCATTGGTCCAATGAGTCCAATAACACAGCAGGGAAATACCTGCTGCATTCGGCCCACATGTCCTCTGCGGTTCTGCCGGAGCCCCCCCAGCACCCATCATGATCATTTCCTCTCTGCCGGCGGAGCGAGCTGGGATAATTGTGTCTGATGTTAATTACAGCGTTTTTTTGTTGCTGCCGTGGCAATTTGTGTCGAATCaggaaacattaaataaacacatCGGCTTCTGATaaacaaacagatgaaaagTGGACAAACAACAGATCTGAGCGCATTAATGACAGAAATATGAAGCTGTGGCGAGGATGATGGCGTCCTGCGGGGTATAGGACTCATGGATCTCACCACTAGatgagaaaatataaaaaaaaatgtgtatttcaatATGTCTATTCATAAAGTCACAAACTACActgagaaaagtaaaatataggATCAGCTATcaaaagttttgtcatttatttacatttaaaatgattagtttttatcaaattattgagttgatggttaactcaacttaaaattttaatttgattaaaaaaagctgtttttaaatgcaacaaattacagaacttgatccaatgttttactttttactgtgtACTAGAAACAAAAGTAGAGTTCAGAATAAAATtagtttcaaaaacatttaaattgagTATATTTAATTGATGATATTGACAAATGAATGAAACTTATGGAATCACTGATGTgtcaatatttaaattaatacaccaaaaatatatatttgttaaaaactgtaaaagaattaaaatgaaaagaaactgtTTCCTTAAATAccctaatttatttttgtttataaactACCCCCCCCNNNNNNNNNNNNNNNNNNNNNNNNNNNNNNNNNNNNNNNNNNNNNNNNNNNNNNNNNNNNNNNNNNNNNNNNNNNNNNNNNNNNNNNNNNNNNNNNNNNNNNNNNNttcattatttttacagatttgtgttattttcctgccatttagtttttgtttgttgaccGTTTTTAAGCTAGCTCTGTCTCTGAGCTCATCCATTTTCATATTTCCTCCTCTTGGACCACAAATTAGACCTCAACAACTTCTTTCATAGGATTTTacagtaaacatttattttaacttgttttttttgttcggAAACGAggatagaaatgtaaaaataaaataaaatgtgttttttactgaaaatgtagTCCATAAATTGGAAGATAGAAT harbors:
- the pdgfbb gene encoding uncharacterized protein pdgfbb isoform X1; this encodes MSSWVHLLLLALLAAWLRSGVARGDALPAALVELVRNTPISSIEDLQLLLLSDSVDEQDESAANGGHRLPRSLDAQPAQQALCKVRTEVVEVTRAMLDRSNANFLLWPPCVEVQRCSGCCNTKSLQCVPVVTHTRYLQVLKIEYINKRPTYAKAVVSVVDHVECRCQLAPRLPAVKKKSSRRQHSHLHRNQTLSQAPVQEQVKLHPKDELHQLDELKQNQRAHLEDLLEQHWSSRGDTFTQPGEGYSLAEEDASRSGEAVFFAPHWAHNSTRLLGAEEQTGKQEDAERKGEKVSEDNKTFSTGDTVGLEARRELEDNVDGLKKTKGKDNTENTHIQTHNQQRKDPILKSHTSGLYQQVTESPREDVLIERLGSRFQPTKEPNPEPRRRENETPEVERILQMEEEKLEAERKELLLLHKRLDQEKEVLRQQQNRREEEPGDGQHHSVKTVTQKPETTTTTTRKPSAPTVPRLLLRPNHIKKRMKKNRKRISKAAMRAMLM
- the pdgfbb gene encoding uncharacterized protein pdgfbb isoform X2 encodes the protein MLDRSNANFLLWPPCVEVQRCSGCCNTKSLQCVPVVTHTRYLQVLKIEYINKRPTYAKAVVSVVDHVECRCQLAPRLPAVKKKSSRRQHSHLHRNQTLSQAPVQEQVKLHPKDELHQLDELKQNQRAHLEDLLEQHWSSRGDTFTQPGEGYSLAEEDASRSGEAVFFAPHWAHNSTRLLGAEEQTGKQEDAERKGEKVSEDNKTFSTGDTVGLEARRELEDNVDGLKKTKGKDNTENTHIQTHNQQRKDPILKSHTSGLYQQVTESPREDVLIERLGSRFQPTKEPNPEPRRRENETPEVERILQMEEEKLEAERKELLLLHKRLDQEKEVLRQQQNRREEEPGDGQHHSVKTVTQKPETTTTTTRKPSAPTVPRLLLRPNHIKKRMKKNRKRISKAAMRAMLM